Proteins from one Sabethes cyaneus chromosome 2, idSabCyanKW18_F2, whole genome shotgun sequence genomic window:
- the LOC128735974 gene encoding uncharacterized protein LOC128735974, translating to MDKNNYCIIQTSEHNDTFLSVLPSLWVIENGWEHNETEDTGNCIAGDDLCYWPKGVFGYRLLEKSKKDPYIQPDIKVLRAFRCKIKRNKFATYSEAFCELKKMEMYSDTEEGENETKKVSKTSTAADMFKRIQQSNLFEYTTQTQNVEMPKTSNYFLPQIKTQIDVACSSTQLESPRTSVSQLSGLEAAPSVIQSSSDTLTKSRDLLKLLQSLHDKVDENTQSVGEYKLIVNRSVVLLSQINAKLDLLANQINMTLDVVVSQKAQQSETMSIETTGAPLSPIKTIQDLESLEKKSNDKQFAGVVVQYFGSMHGKDRYVGKGGTVCLQIVDYFLT from the exons ATGGATAAGAACAATTATTGCATCATTCAAACATCCGAGCACAACGATACTTTTTTGTCTGTGTTGCCTTCGTTGTGGGTGATTGAAAACGGATGGGAACATAATGAAACGGAGGATACAGGTAATTGCATTGCCGGCGACGATCTGTGTTATTGGCCAAAAGGGGTTTTCGGCTATCGATTGCTCGAGAAATCCAAAAAGGATCCCTACATTCAACCGGACATAAAGGTTTTACGCGCTTTCCGATGCAAGATTAAAAGGAACAAATTTGCTACTTATTCTGAG GCGTTCTGTGAactgaaaaaaatggaaatgtaTTCGGACACGGAAGAAGgcgaaaacgaaacgaaaaaggtGAGCAAAACCTCAACAGCTGCTGATATGTTCAAGCGGATCCAGCAATCAAATTTGTTTGAATATACAACGCAGACCCAAAATGTTGAAATGCCAAAAAcgtcaaattattttttacctCAAATTAAGACACAAATCGATGTAGCTTGCAGTTCTACACAGTTGGAATCACCCAGGACTAGTGTAAGTCAACTTTCCGGTTTAGAAGCAGCTCCATCTGTTATTCAAAGTTCATCTGACACATTAACTAAATCGCGGGATTTGCTTAAGCTGCTGCAATCTCTGCATGACAAAGTTGACGAGAACACTCAGTCAGTGGGAGAATACAAGCTCATCGTAAACAGATCAGTTGTGCTTCTATCTCAAATCAATGCGAAACTAGATTTACTAGCCAATCAAATCAACATGACACTTGACGTTGTTGTTTCTCAGAAGGCACAACAAAGCGAAACAATGAGCATTGAAACAACTGGTGCTCCCTTGAGTCCGATTAAAACTATCCAGGATTTAGAATCTCTTGAGAAGAAATCAAACGATAAACAATTTGCTGGAGTTGTCGTCCAGTATTTTGGTTCGATGCATGGCAAGGACCGATATGTTGGTAAAGGTGGGACGGTTTGTTTACAAATCGTAGactactttttgacgtag